The Hordeum vulgare subsp. vulgare chromosome 7H, MorexV3_pseudomolecules_assembly, whole genome shotgun sequence DNA window tacAGAGATATAGATCTTTagaactttatttattattagcACAAATccacgtgcgttgcaacggagaaAACAATCCTTCCTCTCCACCTCCTTCACACACACAAGACAATATTACAAATTATTTGAAAACCCATCATTCTGTCACATGAGCAATAATATGATACGTTTGTTCAAAGAAAACATGTGTGAAATCATAAACATTAGAGGATTCTTTAATTGTATCGAAGGAATACACATCACTATAGCATCCTTGGAATAAATCACATGGATTGTAAACCGTCAGTATCAGTGGCGGAGCTATGTTGGGGCCATCCGTGCTGCCCACTTATAATTAACAAGCCGGCCAATCAGCACACACAATACAATCGTGCATACTCTTTTTTTTATCCGGTTTGACCAACCATACAAGTCCCATTTAATTAGAGTGAAGCACAAAATGCATCTCCTCCTTTATAGGTTATTTCTCTCTAATTATCACCTGTGTAGGGCTTGTATATCCACACCTTTAGAGCTAATTATTGTTAGTTCAGGCTGACAACTGACGTATATAAATTAGTGAGACTCAATAACAAAAAGCGATGTGGGGCTATTTAATAAAGTACAAATCCAAATAGTAAAACATAGACATTAGTTAGCTCAGTTGGTTGTTGAATTTGAAAAACACTACACTGATCGTGAATTCGATTCCAACTTGGTTGCAATATTTTTTCTACTTTGAAAGAAGCCTAAGGCAGGCCCAGAAAGCGCAGCAGAGAGGTAACTGGGCCACAAGTTCGCTTACGTCGCTTGGTCCATAATTTTGAAAACCTTTCCTTTTTAGCTTCTTATTGGGCTGCGGGTTAATTGTGAAAAAATAGAAGGTTTTATCTGTAAAACATGCATGACGGATtaagaatacctatttctttTATTGATAGGTATAGATTAAAGAATACTCCATCCGTcttaaaataactgtctcaagcttagtactccatccgttccataatattagtctttttagagatttcattagaggactacatacggatgtatatagacatactttcgagtgtagattcactcattttgctctgtatgtagttccttaatgaaatctcttaaaagacttatatttagaaacggagagagtataattttgtactagagctagtacaaagttaagacacttattttggaatggAGAAAGTATGCAGCACACAAGTGGGGATGCAaatgggccaaaggggggcagCCCAAGTGGGTAACAGAATCTATCGTGCTCCTCCAAGCGCGCGCTATAAGAGaagcagctcctcccgtggcaccCGCGACAGTATCTCgatcgccaccaccccaagcactTCCATTTCGCCATCGTCGACTCCATCTCCATGGCGCTCACAGCAGCAGCAACCCTCGGCTCCTCCCCGCTCGTACCTATCTTCGTCACCGCCGCCGGGATGAACAGCAGCGGCATGTCCGTGTCGTTCGGGGCGCGCAGCGTGCCGGGGATTTCTCTGGCTATTCATTCCcggcggaggaggattgtcgCGGTGGGGGCGGCGGCGAGAGGGGAGGAAGCGGCGGAGAAGACCTTCGTGGAGGAGATGCGGGCTGTGGCGATGCGGATGCACACCAAGGACCAGTCCAGCGAAGGGGAGAAGGAGCAACGAGGACCGTCGCTCAGCGAGCTGGAGCCTAACCTTGAGGCCTACCTGCGCTTCCTCGTCGATAGCAAGCTTATCTTCCAGACGCTCGAGAATATCGTCGACCGCGCCGCCGTCCCATGGTGTGAGTCACTGCAAACCCCCTGTCCTTTCTTGAAGTTTTGcgaaaacatattctgttttgtccGTCATAGTACACTTCAGTTTTACGTTGATGTTGTTAACTTGTTATAATGTTTCCACTGGTTGTTGGTTATGGACTGGTTTGGCTGGCTTGGTGTGATAAACTTTGTTCTGGTTAATTATTCTGTTTTTTGGAACGAAAAGAATAGCTGGCCATATCTAGATTGTCTATATTAATCTGGTTTGACGAATAGATGTTATACTTATCTGTTTTAGTTGAACTTGTGAAATTAATCCATGGTTGTTTACTTTgaagaaacaaagggacctttagctgcatagtaatattattaacagTAACATTGTATGGTCACTAGGTTGGAACTGGAATGTTAGCTCAATGAATGTACTTTGTTTATTCTGCTTAGAACAATAAATGCCGTAATTACTGAAATATCAGCAGATTCTGTACTGTACTGTAACCTTTTTCTGCCGTAAATTACAGTTCCCTAAGAAGGAGCTGGCACAATTCTTTAATCATTGTTGGCTAGATGCTGCTCATTGACATTTCAGTTATCTATCGCTATCAGATGGGGAGTTTCGGAATACTGGGTTAGAGAGATCGGAGGCACTGAAGAAAGATCTGAAATGGTTAAGTGAAACGGGTCACACAATTCCAGAACCATCTGCTGATGACACTAGATATGCTTCATATCTGGAAAAGTTGTCTGAGAAGGACCAGCATGCATTTTTCTGTCACTACTATAATATGTACTTTGGGCAATCTGCTGGAGGTCGAATGATCGGCAAGAAGGTACCACTTTTCAGCACACAACCTTATACCAAAACTTTCATGTGAGGTCAAATAGTGTGTGTATTTGAATGGCTTCACATATTGTTGTTAACAATGTGTTGTTGGCACCGGTTCTTCTGATTGAAATTCCAAAAGAAGGTAGTAATATGCTATTATTGTATGCACTCCGTTGAGGGTCACTTTATATACAGATATGTTTCATATATCCTTCTTCTGCTATATGCAAATACTTCTACATTCGTTCTATTGCTGGCCATTTCGTTGTCGAGCATGAATCCTTATCTTTGCTTATCCAAAACAATTCAGGGCATCATCGCTGACTGTAATCTGTCAGTGTGTTGCGAGAGGTTCTTGTTCCTCCGTTGATAAATATCGTTTAACCTAGTAATCATGCCCTCTATTCTTTTCAGATTGCTGACAAGATTCTGAACAAGAAAGAGCTGGAATTCTACAAGTGGGAAGGTACCCTGTCCGAGTTGC harbors:
- the LOC123411438 gene encoding heme oxygenase 1, chloroplastic-like — encoded protein: MALTAAATLGSSPLVPIFVTAAGMNSSGMSVSFGARSVPGISLAIHSRRRRIVAVGAAARGEEAAEKTFVEEMRAVAMRMHTKDQSSEGEKEQRGPSLSELEPNLEAYLRFLVDSKLIFQTLENIVDRAAVPWYGEFRNTGLERSEALKKDLKWLSETGHTIPEPSADDTRYASYLEKLSEKDQHAFFCHYYNMYFGQSAGGRMIGKKIADKILNKKELEFYKWEGTLSELLQNVREKLNQVASSWTREEKNRCLEETETSFAYSGERLRKIFTRA